From a single Collimonas pratensis genomic region:
- the blaOXA gene encoding class D beta-lactamase, which translates to MKYLQCVAALTLAAGFLAAPVHAKTICTAVADAKTGKILLQQGNCSERYTPASTFKVALSVMGFDAGFLQDAHTPTLPFHEGYVDWGGDNWRQPTDPTRWLKYSVVWFSQQITQSLGQQRLQKYANSFGYGNADFSGDPGKDNGLERAWIGSSLKISPLEQVAFLQKLVNHELPVTPRAMEMTLSIVEKTSLPSGWEVQGKTGMAYPRLADGALDEALPYGWFVGWAGKGGRKLVFARLIQDDKKEAGTAGVRSRDAFFKELPALAESLAP; encoded by the coding sequence ATGAAATACTTACAATGCGTCGCGGCGCTCACCTTGGCAGCTGGTTTTCTTGCTGCGCCGGTTCACGCTAAAACAATTTGTACCGCGGTTGCCGACGCCAAGACCGGCAAGATCCTGCTGCAGCAAGGCAATTGCAGCGAACGCTACACGCCCGCGTCGACATTCAAGGTCGCTCTGAGCGTGATGGGTTTCGATGCCGGATTCCTGCAGGATGCGCACACGCCGACCTTGCCGTTCCACGAAGGCTACGTCGATTGGGGCGGGGACAATTGGCGTCAGCCGACAGACCCGACCAGGTGGCTGAAATATTCGGTGGTCTGGTTCTCGCAGCAAATCACCCAATCGCTTGGACAGCAGCGCTTGCAGAAGTATGCCAACAGCTTCGGCTATGGCAATGCCGATTTCTCGGGCGATCCTGGCAAGGACAATGGGCTGGAACGGGCTTGGATCGGCTCTTCCCTGAAAATCTCGCCGCTGGAGCAGGTCGCATTCCTGCAGAAACTGGTGAACCACGAACTGCCCGTCACGCCGCGCGCGATGGAGATGACGCTCAGCATCGTTGAAAAAACTTCGCTGCCTAGCGGCTGGGAAGTGCAGGGCAAGACTGGCATGGCTTATCCACGGCTGGCGGATGGCGCTCTCGATGAGGCCCTGCCGTATGGCTGGTTCGTCGGCTGGGCCGGTAAAGGCGGACGCAAGCTGGTGTTTGCCCGGTTGATCCAGGATGACAAGAAAGAAGCCGGTACGGCCGGCGTACGCTCGCGCGATGCCTTCTTCAAGGAACTGCCTGCCTTGGCGGAATCGCTTGCGCCATAA
- a CDS encoding LysE family translocator, which translates to MLLKTWLLFVTTVFFISATPGPNMLLAMTHGIHHGVRRTSVTCLGLMCGLGLIMICSVAGLGVLLATSEKLFSIVKYAGAAYLVYLGIKTWRSMPQQLQERPEDDGKHNPWALFRTGFWVALSNPKAFIFFAALFPQFIDAQLAQGPQLAILSATFFVIEACWQFAYASGGARLSGWLSSARRLKLVNQVAGGAFVGAGLLLSAISRS; encoded by the coding sequence GTGCTTCTCAAGACCTGGCTGCTGTTCGTCACTACCGTCTTCTTCATTTCGGCCACGCCGGGACCCAACATGCTGCTGGCCATGACCCATGGCATCCATCATGGCGTGCGGCGCACCTCCGTGACCTGCCTCGGGCTCATGTGCGGGCTGGGACTGATCATGATTTGCTCGGTCGCGGGCTTGGGAGTCTTGCTGGCGACCTCGGAGAAATTGTTTTCGATCGTGAAGTATGCGGGCGCTGCCTACCTCGTCTACCTCGGTATCAAAACCTGGCGCAGCATGCCGCAGCAGCTGCAAGAGCGTCCTGAAGACGACGGCAAGCACAATCCCTGGGCCTTGTTTCGCACTGGCTTCTGGGTGGCTTTGAGCAATCCGAAGGCCTTCATCTTCTTCGCCGCCCTGTTCCCGCAATTCATCGATGCACAGCTTGCCCAAGGGCCGCAACTGGCGATTCTGTCGGCGACATTTTTTGTGATCGAGGCTTGCTGGCAGTTCGCCTATGCCAGCGGCGGCGCCCGCTTGTCGGGCTGGCTCAGCAGCGCGCGGCGCCTGAAGCTGGTCAATCAGGTGGCCGGCGGCGCCTTCGTCGGCGCAGGCCTGCTGCTGTCGGCCATTTCCCGTTCTTGA
- a CDS encoding S9 family peptidase, whose protein sequence is MKLSSKGLALIGSLLVVQPPAILAQTPAKTAGGYELPPLPLQAVVDAPLPPQLSVSPHRDLLALTQTPSLPGIDAVAQPELKLAGLRINPRTYSQSRFSFGTDLQLLEIASGKEIRLQGLPQPLAIASSSWSPDQRYIAFNQVDAKTGANELWLVDVAARRAHRLTKLALNTVAGNGYRWMPDSRQLLVQLRVEGAAPVSDGIPRGPNTQMTVAGAGVKSNPTYQDLLKNEDDALTLEHYLRTQAALIDLDGKVVKLGEPTLTLALEPSPDSRYVLRQRIERPFSYQVPVTSFPRRIEVLDRSGKLVKQIASLPLVEGLPTGNDAVPTGVRRIDWRNDAPATLVWAEAQDGGDPARQTEVRDLVLMQAAPFEQAPQTLARLNSRYAGIYWGSGELALLSEYWWKSRQVKEWRIAPDHLDRAPQLLREGSSEDRYKDPGRPVTVRDEHGETRLLVSADGDSIFRIGGGASPEGDRPFLDKVSLQTKQTTRLFHSQAPYYEAPQVLLDDSGQRLLTARESPTEPGNFFVRELGAGVESAPRALTHFPHPTPQLQGVSKQLVRYKRKDGVELTGTLFLPPNYDAKRDGPLPMLMWAYPAEFKSAEAASQTTDSPYRFNRIGYWRPQAFLAMGYAVFDEFSVPIVGEGSKEPNDTYIAQLVASAEAAVDEVVRLGVADRDRIAVGGHSYGAFMTANLLAHTRLFKAGIARSGAYNRTLTPFGFQAEERNYWQAKDVYQAMSPFNYADQIKDALLLIHGEQDNNPGTFPVQSERMYAAIKGLGGTARLVMLPNEAHAYRARESIMQMLAESNRWLETYIGPGKPVVQP, encoded by the coding sequence ATGAAATTGTCTTCCAAAGGCCTTGCCCTCATCGGTTCCCTGCTGGTCGTGCAGCCGCCAGCGATCCTGGCGCAAACGCCGGCAAAAACGGCGGGCGGCTATGAGCTGCCGCCGCTGCCTCTGCAAGCGGTGGTGGATGCGCCGCTGCCGCCGCAGCTGTCGGTCAGTCCGCACCGCGATCTGCTGGCATTGACGCAGACGCCGTCCTTGCCTGGCATCGATGCGGTTGCCCAGCCTGAGCTGAAGCTGGCGGGGCTGCGCATCAATCCGCGTACCTATTCCCAGAGCCGCTTTTCCTTCGGCACGGATCTGCAGTTGCTGGAGATCGCCAGCGGCAAGGAAATTCGCCTGCAGGGTTTGCCGCAGCCGCTGGCTATCGCCAGCTCGAGCTGGTCGCCGGACCAGCGCTATATCGCTTTCAACCAGGTCGATGCCAAGACCGGCGCCAATGAATTGTGGCTGGTCGATGTTGCCGCGCGCCGCGCGCATCGTCTGACCAAGCTGGCCTTGAACACCGTTGCCGGCAACGGTTATCGCTGGATGCCGGACAGCAGGCAGTTGCTGGTGCAACTGCGGGTGGAAGGAGCGGCGCCGGTCTCGGATGGCATTCCACGCGGTCCCAATACGCAGATGACTGTGGCGGGTGCGGGCGTCAAGAGCAATCCCACTTATCAGGATCTGTTGAAGAACGAGGACGATGCGCTCACCCTGGAACATTATCTGCGCACCCAGGCAGCCTTGATCGATCTGGACGGCAAAGTCGTCAAGCTGGGCGAACCGACGCTGACGCTAGCGCTAGAGCCGTCGCCGGATAGCCGCTATGTGCTGCGCCAGCGCATTGAGCGGCCGTTTTCCTATCAGGTGCCGGTGACCAGCTTCCCGCGCCGCATCGAGGTACTGGACCGCAGCGGCAAACTGGTCAAGCAGATTGCCAGCCTGCCGCTGGTGGAGGGTCTGCCCACCGGCAACGATGCCGTGCCTACCGGTGTGCGCAGGATAGACTGGCGTAACGATGCGCCCGCCACCCTGGTCTGGGCCGAGGCGCAAGATGGCGGCGACCCCGCACGCCAGACCGAAGTGCGTGACCTGGTGCTGATGCAGGCGGCACCGTTCGAGCAGGCGCCGCAGACGCTGGCGCGCCTGAATTCGCGCTATGCCGGCATCTACTGGGGCAGCGGCGAGCTGGCCTTGCTGAGCGAGTACTGGTGGAAGAGCCGGCAGGTCAAGGAGTGGCGTATCGCCCCGGACCACCTGGACCGTGCGCCGCAGCTGCTGCGCGAAGGTTCGTCGGAAGACCGCTACAAGGATCCGGGCCGGCCGGTGACTGTGCGCGATGAGCACGGCGAGACACGCTTGCTGGTCAGCGCTGACGGCGACAGCATTTTCCGCATCGGCGGCGGCGCATCGCCCGAGGGCGACCGGCCGTTCCTCGACAAGGTCAGCTTGCAGACCAAGCAGACGACGCGCCTGTTCCATTCGCAGGCGCCGTACTACGAAGCGCCGCAAGTGCTGCTGGACGACAGCGGCCAGCGCTTGCTGACAGCGCGTGAGTCGCCTACCGAGCCCGGCAATTTCTTCGTGCGCGAGCTCGGCGCCGGCGTAGAGTCGGCGCCGCGCGCATTGACACATTTCCCGCATCCGACGCCGCAGCTGCAAGGTGTCAGCAAGCAGCTGGTCCGCTACAAGCGTAAGGATGGCGTGGAGCTGACCGGCACCTTGTTCCTGCCGCCCAACTACGACGCCAAGCGCGATGGCCCGCTGCCGATGCTGATGTGGGCTTATCCGGCCGAGTTCAAGTCGGCCGAAGCGGCCAGCCAGACCACCGATTCTCCCTACCGTTTCAATCGCATCGGCTACTGGCGGCCGCAAGCCTTCCTGGCGATGGGCTACGCCGTGTTTGATGAATTCTCGGTGCCGATCGTCGGCGAGGGCAGCAAGGAGCCGAACGATACCTATATCGCCCAGCTGGTCGCCAGCGCCGAGGCAGCGGTCGATGAAGTGGTGCGGCTGGGCGTCGCCGACCGCGATCGTATCGCCGTCGGTGGCCATTCCTACGGCGCCTTCATGACCGCCAACCTGCTGGCGCACACACGCTTGTTCAAGGCGGGTATTGCGCGCAGCGGCGCTTATAACCGCACGCTGACGCCGTTCGGCTTCCAGGCAGAGGAACGCAATTACTGGCAGGCCAAGGACGTCTACCAAGCCATGTCGCCGTTCAACTATGCCGACCAGATCAAGGATGCCTTGCTGCTGATCCACGGCGAGCAGGACAACAATCCCGGCACCTTCCCGGTGCAGAGCGAACGCATGTATGCAGCCATCAAAGGCCTGGGCGGGACCGCGCGCCTGGTGATGCTGCCGAACGAAGCGCACGCCTATCGCGCGCGCGAATCGATCATGCAGATGCTGGCGGAATCGAACCGCTGGCTGGAAACCTATATCGGACCGGGTAAGCCTGTCGTACAGCCCTGA
- a CDS encoding MHYT domain-containing protein translates to MDPLLGQLLTPRYDAALVLLSYLISFWGALLALQCAKSMFRKNGTLDLGMTVCAAASLGGIGIWSMHFLAMQAYRLSVPIAYDVWLTAASLLAAIVISGIALYLAGGHGKFKTGGWLAGSLLAGVGVCVMHYMGMYAMNLRATMSLNLATVAISLAIAVVAAGAALWLAFNLTQLLHRIVAALVMALAVCSMHYVGMYAANMICTTDAPLIPLKIGGNYLDVSVYAVAGLLSLCIFWVVLGRSMDDNKLAETLR, encoded by the coding sequence ATGGATCCATTGCTAGGCCAGTTATTGACGCCCAGGTATGACGCTGCGCTGGTGTTGCTGTCGTACCTGATTTCATTCTGGGGCGCGCTGCTGGCCCTGCAATGCGCCAAATCCATGTTCCGCAAGAACGGCACGCTGGACCTGGGCATGACGGTCTGCGCGGCGGCCTCGTTGGGCGGCATCGGCATCTGGTCCATGCACTTCCTCGCCATGCAGGCTTACCGCCTGTCCGTGCCGATTGCCTACGATGTCTGGCTGACTGCGGCTTCGCTGCTGGCCGCCATCGTGATTTCCGGGATTGCCCTGTACCTGGCGGGCGGCCACGGCAAGTTCAAGACCGGCGGCTGGCTGGCCGGCAGCCTGCTGGCCGGCGTCGGTGTGTGCGTGATGCACTACATGGGCATGTACGCCATGAACCTGCGCGCCACCATGTCATTGAATCTCGCCACCGTCGCCATCTCCTTGGCGATCGCCGTCGTTGCCGCCGGCGCAGCGCTGTGGCTGGCGTTCAACCTGACCCAGCTGCTGCACCGGATTGTCGCGGCGCTGGTGATGGCGCTGGCGGTATGCAGCATGCATTATGTCGGCATGTACGCCGCCAACATGATCTGCACCACCGACGCGCCGTTGATTCCGCTGAAAATTGGCGGCAATTATCTCGATGTGTCGGTCTATGCTGTCGCCGGCTTGCTTTCCTTGTGCATCTTCTGGGTGGTGCTTGGACGCAGCATGGATGACAACAAGCTGGCCGAAACCTTGCGCTGA
- a CDS encoding ATP-binding cassette domain-containing protein: MAVISISNAQLAFGHVALLDRAEFSLEAGERVGLIGRNGTGKSSLLKTIAGVSKLDDGLMVMQQGIKIAYVDQEPHFESDMSVFDAVAAGMGEMQALLNEYDALTGQFGGDNDDAIMERMHEIQSKLDAADAWSLTNKVETTLDRLNLDKNLLMGQLSGGMQKRVALACALVSTPDVLLLDEPTNHLDFSSIMWLEGLLRDYKGSVLFITHDRSFLDNVATRIIELDRGRILSFPGNFTAYQVRKAEQLENEEVENAKFDKFLAQEEIWIRKGVQARRTRDEGRVRRLEALRIARSVRRDQQGQVKLDVSSGERSGKIVAELTAVNKSYGERAIVRDFTATILRGDKVGLIGQNGAGKTTLLKLILGEDQPDSGSIKQGTKLQIAYFDQMRAQLNEDASLADTIAPGSDWVEINGQRKHVMTYLNDFLFAPERARSPVKSLSGGERNRLLLARLFAKPANVLVLDEPTNDLDIDTLELLEELLEDYNGTVFLVSHDRTFLDNVVTQVIAAEGDGMWREYVGGYTDWERVRPSQSAVIAKAKSEAKAEVKAAEPAAPVAKQKKLSYKEQRELEELPLLIAKLEAEQKSITSQLEDPDLYKQKPEEVKRLNERFAEIDGLLLESLEKWEVIEARSKG; encoded by the coding sequence ATGGCTGTCATTTCTATCTCCAATGCGCAACTCGCATTTGGTCATGTCGCGTTGCTGGACCGCGCGGAATTCTCTCTGGAAGCAGGGGAGCGGGTCGGCCTGATCGGCCGCAACGGCACCGGCAAATCGTCGCTGCTGAAAACCATCGCCGGCGTCTCCAAATTGGATGATGGCCTGATGGTAATGCAGCAGGGGATCAAGATCGCCTATGTCGACCAGGAGCCGCATTTTGAATCCGACATGTCGGTGTTCGATGCCGTCGCTGCCGGCATGGGCGAGATGCAGGCCTTGCTCAACGAATACGATGCGCTCACCGGCCAGTTCGGCGGCGACAACGATGACGCCATCATGGAACGCATGCATGAAATCCAGAGCAAGCTGGATGCGGCCGACGCCTGGAGCCTGACCAACAAGGTCGAGACCACGCTGGACCGCCTCAACCTCGACAAGAACTTGCTGATGGGCCAGCTGTCCGGCGGTATGCAAAAGCGCGTGGCGCTGGCATGTGCCCTGGTCAGCACGCCGGACGTGCTGCTGCTGGATGAGCCGACCAACCATCTGGATTTCAGCTCCATCATGTGGCTGGAAGGTTTGCTGCGCGACTACAAGGGCAGCGTGCTGTTCATCACCCATGATCGCAGCTTCCTGGATAACGTCGCCACCCGCATCATCGAACTGGATCGCGGCCGCATCTTGTCCTTCCCGGGCAACTTCACCGCTTACCAGGTGCGCAAGGCAGAGCAGCTGGAAAACGAAGAAGTCGAGAACGCCAAGTTCGACAAATTCCTGGCGCAGGAAGAAATCTGGATCCGCAAGGGTGTACAAGCGCGCCGTACCCGCGACGAAGGCCGGGTGCGCCGGCTGGAAGCGTTGCGCATTGCGCGCAGCGTGCGGCGCGACCAGCAGGGCCAGGTTAAGCTGGATGTCTCGTCCGGCGAACGCTCCGGCAAGATCGTCGCCGAGCTGACTGCTGTCAACAAGTCCTATGGCGAACGCGCGATCGTGCGCGACTTTACCGCCACCATCCTGCGCGGCGACAAGGTTGGCCTGATCGGCCAGAACGGCGCCGGCAAGACCACCTTGCTGAAACTGATCCTGGGCGAAGACCAGCCGGACAGCGGCAGCATCAAGCAGGGTACCAAATTGCAGATCGCGTACTTCGACCAGATGCGCGCGCAGCTGAACGAAGACGCCAGCCTGGCCGACACCATCGCGCCAGGCAGCGACTGGGTCGAGATCAACGGCCAGCGCAAGCACGTGATGACCTATTTGAACGATTTCCTGTTCGCGCCGGAACGCGCGCGCTCGCCGGTCAAGTCGCTCTCCGGCGGCGAACGCAACCGTCTGCTGCTGGCGCGCCTGTTCGCCAAGCCGGCCAACGTGCTGGTGCTGGATGAACCGACCAACGACCTGGATATCGATACCCTGGAATTGCTGGAAGAACTGCTGGAAGACTATAACGGCACGGTATTCCTGGTCAGCCATGACCGCACCTTCCTCGACAATGTGGTGACCCAGGTGATCGCCGCTGAAGGCGATGGCATGTGGCGCGAATATGTCGGCGGCTACACCGATTGGGAACGTGTGCGTCCCAGCCAGTCGGCGGTGATCGCCAAGGCCAAGAGCGAAGCGAAAGCCGAAGTGAAGGCGGCCGAGCCGGCGGCACCCGTGGCCAAGCAGAAAAAGCTGAGCTACAAGGAACAGCGCGAACTGGAAGAATTGCCGCTGCTGATCGCCAAACTGGAAGCAGAGCAGAAGAGCATCACCAGTCAGCTGGAAGATCCCGATTTGTACAAGCAGAAGCCGGAGGAAGTGAAACGCCTCAACGAGCGCTTCGCGGAAATCGACGGCCTGTTGTTGGAGAGCCTGGAAAAGTGGGAAGTGATCGAGGCGCGCAGCAAAGGCTGA
- a CDS encoding GNAT family N-acetyltransferase, translating to MSGEYVFPVLQTERLLLRETVEQDAEDIFAIHGNPELMRWFGTDPLPDLAAAQGLIRTFASWRLDENPGTRWAIEARRQPGLLGTCGLFKWNRAWRKCMVGYELAAQAQGQGYMRETLSAVMSWGFEHMALNRIEAMVHPDNLASLKLLRQLGFVDEGCARQAGYWRGQYHDMLQLSLLRSEWPAVSAA from the coding sequence ATGAGTGGGGAATATGTATTTCCGGTGCTTCAAACCGAGCGGCTGCTGTTGCGGGAGACGGTTGAACAAGACGCCGAAGACATCTTCGCGATTCATGGCAACCCTGAACTGATGCGCTGGTTCGGCACCGATCCGCTACCTGACCTGGCGGCGGCGCAAGGCTTGATCCGGACATTCGCCAGCTGGCGCCTGGATGAAAACCCGGGCACCCGCTGGGCAATCGAAGCCCGCCGGCAACCGGGCTTGCTGGGCACCTGCGGCTTGTTCAAATGGAACCGGGCCTGGCGCAAATGCATGGTCGGCTATGAGCTGGCGGCGCAAGCGCAGGGTCAAGGTTATATGCGGGAGACTTTGTCTGCCGTGATGAGCTGGGGGTTCGAGCACATGGCGCTGAATCGCATCGAGGCCATGGTTCACCCCGACAACCTGGCGTCGCTCAAGCTGTTGCGCCAGCTTGGCTTTGTCGATGAAGGGTGTGCGCGCCAGGCAGGATACTGGCGCGGCCAGTATCACGACATGCTGCAGCTGTCGCTGTTGCGCAGCGAGTGGCCGGCAGTGAGTGCAGCTTAA
- a CDS encoding SirB1 family protein, which produces MTITSLEYFTSLVQQASDVPLFEAALAIAQDVYPQLDFDAPQNEMDRLANTLRQRVAADATAIQKLRSLNHFFYQELGFAINVNHYYDTDNSYLHRVIAKRRGIPISLALIYMELAQQVGLPVQGVSFPGHFLMKLTVPSGDIMIDPANGTSLSREELEERLEPYLPTSNDAERASSRLSLISYLQVAHPHEILVRVLRNLKAIYQQGNHWKRLLEVQQRLLILLPGDAVERRDRGQAYAQLDCPQAALEDLEYYLAQRPHAADAALLHQQVIDLREASRRPN; this is translated from the coding sequence ATGACGATCACATCCCTGGAATACTTTACCTCGCTGGTGCAGCAAGCCAGCGACGTCCCCTTGTTCGAGGCTGCGCTGGCGATTGCGCAGGATGTCTATCCGCAGCTCGATTTCGACGCACCGCAAAACGAGATGGACCGGCTGGCCAACACCCTGCGCCAGCGCGTGGCGGCAGACGCCACGGCGATCCAGAAACTGCGCTCGCTGAATCACTTTTTCTACCAGGAACTGGGATTCGCGATCAACGTCAATCACTATTACGATACCGACAACAGCTATCTGCACCGGGTCATCGCCAAGCGGCGTGGCATCCCTATTTCGCTGGCGCTGATCTACATGGAGCTGGCGCAGCAGGTCGGCCTGCCGGTGCAGGGCGTGTCGTTTCCCGGCCACTTCCTGATGAAGCTGACGGTGCCCTCGGGCGACATCATGATCGATCCGGCCAACGGCACTAGCCTGTCGCGCGAAGAACTGGAAGAACGGCTGGAGCCTTATCTGCCGACCAGCAACGATGCTGAAAGAGCCTCTAGCCGGCTATCGCTGATCAGCTATCTGCAAGTGGCGCACCCGCATGAAATCCTGGTGCGCGTGCTGCGCAACCTGAAAGCGATTTACCAGCAAGGCAATCACTGGAAACGGCTGCTGGAAGTGCAGCAGCGGCTGCTGATCCTGCTGCCGGGCGACGCCGTCGAACGGCGCGACCGCGGGCAGGCCTATGCGCAACTGGATTGTCCGCAAGCGGCTCTGGAAGACCTGGAATATTATCTGGCGCAGCGGCCGCATGCCGCTGATGCGGCGCTCTTGCATCAGCAGGTGATTGACCTGCGTGAAGCCAGCCGGCGCCCGAATTAA
- the murJ gene encoding murein biosynthesis integral membrane protein MurJ produces MNLHKTLATVSGMTMVSRVTGLIREILYARAFGADGYTDAFAIAFRIPNLLRRLFAEGAFSQAFVPILGEYKNQKGEVATKQLVDHVATVLTWAMLLTCIIGILATPALVYFIAPGLGDNKDVLGASIFMTRVMFPYIGFMSFVALAGGILNTWHEFKIPAFTSVLLNLAFIVASLFVAPYMQHPIYAMAFAVLVGGILQVAIQIPALIKVGMLPRLAMNPMTGLRDLGVQRVLKKMGPAVFAVSAAQISLLINTNIASRLGHGSVSLLTYGDRLMEFPTALLGVALGTILLPSLSKANADKDLVEYSSLLDWGLRLTFLLALPSAVGLATLSVPLTSTLFQHGKFDAASVAVTSQVLIAYGVGLIGLIVVKILAPGFYAKQDIRTPVKIAVGVLIATQLMNYVFVPIFAVAGLALSISIGACLNAGFLLWSLMRRGIYKPDAGWVRYFLRLLGALFLMAGVALWSSQQFDWTGPHTSSLMRIGALLAVMTACGATYFGALLAMGFRFQDFKRIAR; encoded by the coding sequence ATGAACTTGCATAAAACGCTTGCCACCGTCTCTGGCATGACCATGGTGTCGCGTGTGACAGGCCTGATTCGCGAAATTCTTTACGCGCGCGCCTTCGGCGCCGACGGCTATACCGATGCTTTCGCGATCGCTTTCCGCATTCCCAACCTGTTGCGCCGGCTCTTCGCCGAAGGGGCGTTTTCACAAGCCTTCGTCCCTATCCTGGGCGAATACAAGAACCAGAAGGGCGAAGTCGCCACCAAGCAGCTGGTCGACCATGTCGCCACCGTGCTGACTTGGGCAATGTTGCTAACCTGCATCATCGGCATCCTCGCCACGCCGGCGCTGGTGTATTTCATTGCCCCCGGCCTCGGTGACAACAAGGATGTACTGGGCGCCTCGATCTTCATGACACGGGTCATGTTTCCTTATATCGGCTTCATGTCCTTCGTGGCGCTGGCCGGCGGCATCCTGAACACTTGGCATGAGTTCAAGATTCCCGCCTTCACCTCGGTCCTGCTGAACCTGGCTTTCATCGTCGCCTCGCTGTTCGTCGCTCCCTACATGCAGCATCCGATCTACGCCATGGCGTTTGCCGTGCTGGTCGGCGGCATCTTGCAGGTGGCGATCCAGATCCCGGCACTGATCAAGGTCGGCATGCTGCCGCGGCTGGCGATGAATCCGATGACCGGCCTGCGCGACCTCGGCGTGCAGCGGGTGCTGAAAAAAATGGGGCCGGCGGTTTTCGCCGTCTCGGCGGCGCAGATCAGCCTGCTGATCAACACCAATATCGCCTCGCGCCTGGGCCACGGCAGCGTCTCGCTGCTGACCTACGGCGACCGCCTGATGGAATTCCCGACTGCCTTACTGGGCGTCGCGCTGGGCACCATATTGCTGCCCAGTCTGTCGAAAGCCAATGCCGACAAAGACCTGGTCGAATATTCTTCGCTGCTGGACTGGGGCCTGCGCCTGACCTTCCTGCTGGCGCTGCCGTCCGCGGTCGGGCTGGCGACCTTGTCGGTGCCGCTCACGTCCACCCTGTTCCAGCACGGTAAATTCGATGCCGCTTCGGTGGCCGTCACCAGCCAGGTGCTGATCGCCTACGGCGTCGGCTTGATCGGCCTGATCGTGGTGAAAATCCTGGCGCCGGGCTTCTACGCCAAGCAGGATATCCGGACCCCGGTCAAGATCGCCGTCGGCGTCCTGATCGCCACCCAGCTGATGAACTATGTATTCGTGCCGATCTTCGCGGTGGCCGGGCTGGCGCTGTCGATCAGCATCGGCGCCTGCCTCAACGCCGGCTTCCTGTTGTGGAGTTTAATGCGGCGCGGCATCTACAAACCTGATGCGGGCTGGGTCCGCTACTTCCTGCGCCTGCTGGGAGCCTTGTTCCTGATGGCTGGCGTTGCTCTCTGGAGTTCGCAGCAGTTTGACTGGACCGGGCCGCATACCAGCTCGCTGATGCGGATAGGCGCCCTGCTCGCCGTGATGACGGCTTGCGGCGCGACTTACTTCGGAGCACTACTGGCCATGGGATTCCGTTTCCAGGATTTCAAACGGATTGCACGCTAG